The Mustela nigripes isolate SB6536 chromosome X, MUSNIG.SB6536, whole genome shotgun sequence genomic sequence ttaaatatggaAGAGCTAATGAGAATGTTGATTCCTAGGACAAGCTTTTTTGGGGGAGAGGGTTGTCTGTGATTCCCGGATTTTGTTCCAGTTGTAGTCCTCCAAAGCTGTCCTTGGGTAAATTTGTCAATTCAGAACTTCGTGTTTGGTTATTCTCTTTTGCCCAGTTAGGTCTCATTTGATCCTAATTAAAATTCATGATCTCTGGTGCTCCTCATTTCTATTTAATTCTAACCTTTGCGttattgtttaaattttgaaAGGTAAGGTGTTAGCATGACTTTTAGAAGAGGGAGTGCATTTTTAGCCAACAGTACCAGACTTGAATTAGAATGCCTCAGTTGGTATTCTGGCCCTGCCATTTATTAATACAGCAGTCTCTCGCTtagtctcagtttctttgtttaaaaatgcagatgATATCTACCTCCCAGAGTTTCAGtttgaaagaatgagaaattgCATGCAAAAGCATTAAGTGAACTGGAAAGAAACTTGCATAAATTGCCATGTCATGCCCCCAAAGAAGTAAATTTTACCAACGTTCCTAGTCTTTGgttttcatctccatttttatttgtaatttggcACACATTTCTAAACTATTTTCAGGTGAAAGTACTGAGGAAGAGTTGCTGAGAAGACTACAACAAATTAAAGAGGGCCCACCACCACAAAACTCAGATGAAAACAGAGGTATATTTTGCCTTGGGGGGTGGGTAGAGGATGGAACAGATAAGGAACTCCAGGAAAGGTCAGCTGAAGATTATCCAGAAACAGCATGGATTAATTTAGTACTAAGGAACTGTTAACAAAAAGGGAACTGGCATTTTCTTGGTATTTGGTGAGAATgtcaacatgtttttttttttttttttctgcttcaccTTTGGGTTTGTATTTAATTGAGACATAGTGAGAAATGGCCTATTTAAATATGCTggttattttcttgattttgcaCCTCTGCTGAAATTTGCTCTCACCTACCGAATTACTTCTTCCTTACAAACATGTGCATTTTCTACCAGCAGAAAGAAATGCTGTATTCTCTAACCCGGTGGCTCTCAATGGGTTAtatgcccaccccacccccgcccagcagACGCTGGTAATATCTGGAGACCTTTTTGGCTATTGTCACAGCTCAGGGTTTGCTATGAGCATCTAGTGGGTGGAGGTCAGGGATCCTGCCAAACACCCTAACATCCTAAAATTCATAGCAGCTCAGCCCCCACAACAGAGAATTGCGTGGCTCAAAATGGAAATAGCGCCActgttgagaaaccctgcttttaattttaagtaggatTATAGGGAATTTGACTGTCTGACATAGAGGCTATAATAACAGTTTGGTTCTAGAGCATGCCATTATATGCACCATGCGAGGTTCAGACTATTCATTTTTTATCTGGTCTCCAAtttcatgttaatttaaaatcttgGTAATACAAAGATTTCCTGAAATACTTTGGAACCAGTAGACCCTGTTTATATTTTTGCAATGGCTGCAGTAGTCTTGTATTTTAAAAGTCCTGTATTATCAAAGGCACTTAAGTCAAGATCCTAGAGGAAATGTAGACTAACGAAAATGCGAAAAAACGTGACTTGAACAAAAATACTAGCCCTGTACCCTAACGAATGTTTACCTTGTTTGGTTAATGTTTTGATAGTGGACTGAAAAATGTCTTCTGACAGTCCACGGTGGTCTCCTAGGCTCTGTATATGATAAAGTTCTGAAAATAGACTTCCTTCagactaccttttaaaaaaaactttctctgaATTTCTCTAGGATTAGCttgctttttcaaaatggaaTTGAAACATTCCTGCCTTTACTTGCAAATCTGTGTAGTGTAGTtcacaaaaatctttaaatgtgagGTCTGTTCAGAATCTTTGCTGTTTTTTAACACAGTTTTAGAGCACTATTACATGATTGTCCTAATTTTAgtagttcctttttctccctctcccctccctgtttTAAAAACAGGTGGAGACTCTTCAGATGATGTGTCCAATGGTGACTCTATAATAGACTGGCTTAACTCCGTCAGACAAACTGGAAATACAACAAGAAGTGGTCAAAGAGGAAACCAATCTTGGAGAGCAGTGAGCCGGACTAACCCAAACAGTGGTGATTTCAGATTCAGTTTAGAGATCAACGTTAACCGTAATAATGGGAGCCAAAATCCAGAGAATGAAAATGAGCCATCTGCAAGACGTTCTGGTGGAGAAAATACAGACAACAGCAGCCAAAGGCAAGTGGAAAATCCACGATCTGAATCAACATCTGCAAGGCCATCTAGATCAGAACGAAATTCAACTGAGGCATTAATGGGAGAAGTTGCACCCACCAGAGGTCAGAGAAGGGCAAGAAGCAGGAGCCCAGACCATCGGAGAACCCGAGCGAGAGCTGAAAGAAGTAGGTCACCTCTGCATCCAATGAGTGAAATTCCACGGAGATCTCATCATAGTATCTCATCTCAGACTTTTGAGCATCCTTTGGTAAATGAGACTGAGGGAAGTTCTAGAACCCGACACCATGTGACATTGAGACAGCAAATAAGTGGACCTGATTTGCTAAGTAGAGGTCTTTTTGCAGCTTCTGGAACAAGAAATGCCTCACAAGGAGCAGGTTCTTCAGACACAACCAGCAGTGGTGAATCTGCAGGATCAGGACAGAGACCTCCAACCATAGTCCTTGATCTGCAAGTAAGAAGAGTTCGTCCTGGAGAGTACCGGCAGAGAGATAGCATAGCTAGCAGAACTCGGTCAAGGTCTCAGACGCCAAACAATACTGTCACTTATGAAAGTGAACGAGGAGGTTTTAGGCGTACATTTTCACGTTCCGAACGGGCAGGTGTGAGAACCTATGTCAGTACCATCAGAATTCCAATTCGTAGAATTTTAAATACTGGTTTAAGTGAGACTACATCTGTTGCAATTCAGACCATGTTAAGGCAGATAATGACAGGTTTTGGTGAGTTAAGCTACTTTATGTACAGTGATAGTGATTCCGAGCCCAGTGGCTCAGTCTCAAGTCGAAATGTGGAAAGGGCAGAGTCACAGAATGGAAGAGGGGGTTCTGGTGGTAGTAGCAGTTCTGGTTCCAGTTCCAGTTCAAGTTCCAGTTCCAGTTCCAGTTCCAGTTCTAGTTCCAGTTCCAGTCCTAGTTCCAGTTCCAGTGGTGAAAGTTCAGAGACTAGCTCAGAGGTGTTTGAAGGCAGTAATGAAGGAAGCTCATCATCAGGCTCCTCAGGTGCCAGACGAGAGGGTCGACACAGGGCCCCAGTAACATTTGATGAAAGTGGCTCTTTGCCCTTCCTTAGTCTGGCTCAGTTTTTCCTCTtaaatgaggatgatgatgaccAGCCTAGAGGACTCACCAAAGAACAGATTGACAACTTGGCAATGAGAAGTTTTGGTGAAAACGATGCATTAAAAACCTGTAGTGTTTGCATTACAGAATACACAGAAGGCAACAAACTTCGTAAACTACCTTGTTCCCATGAGTACCATGTCCACTGCATCGATCGCTGGTTGTCTGAGAATTCTACCTGTCCTATTTGTCGCAGAGCAGTGTTAGCTTCTGGTAACAGAGAAAGTGTTGTGTAATTAAGTTCTGAACTCTCAGCTATGTAGCTGGTACTGTGATGGGCAAACAGGAATCACTTGctttctgcccactttttgagtGGTGCTTAAATGTAAAGTAGCAACCTGAATTGAGTCATTGCTTTCTGAGTGAATCATTGTCCTTTTTCCAGTTTCTGttccagaataaaagaaaatatttaaaagcaacgTTTTAGGACATAAAAATCTGATTTCAGTACCAGTAATTGATATTACTGATGATTTGTCATATATGCTTATCAGTTTCtcctttgttatctttttaaagatctgcCTTAGCAATGGCTCTTTATCCATTTCACATTGATCTTTAACATTTCCCACACCAtaggagaggggcaaaggaaaCTGCCAGTTTAGACTAAGTTACAGTACATGTTTCATAAATGATTGCTTAAAGCTATACCATTCCCAGTTATTAGTTGGCACAAATTCAGCTAAATGCTGAATATCATTTGTTCACCTTTCAGATGAGGTGATATTGGACGTCAGTGTAAATAACACTAAGGTTAGGATCTTCTAAGTGTATAACTGTCTCCTAAGCCCATCACTGTGGCACACTGTAGAGTGAGCTTATAGTTTAATTGAGATATTTATCTTGTGGAAATATTAAAAAGCCTATGCTTGTGTAAGTGAAAAATcacattcatttgtttaaaaatgtaaagctaTTTTGTAGAGGCTCAGTACTTTTCCAATGCACTGTTGTATTAATGCATTAAAAATTGTAAAGTACCAtgcttagaaatgaaaaaaaaaacctgctttttGTGAGCCAAGatagtaaaacacacacacacacacacacacaccccaaacaaaGTACAAAGCTGCTTTTCTAAGTGTGTAGATGTCAAGAGCAGAACATATCTAGTATTTAATGTATGTGAACAGCTACTGTGACATGCAAAGGAAAGGACAGTGTGCAGAATTGAGCTGCATTACCAATAGAAACTTGGTATTTTAACTTGGATTTAAGCAGGAAATGAAAGATGGGAGGAGTCAagaaaactgctctgaaaaatttaaaatttttatgaagacaGTAATCATACAGACGGGAACTGGTTTCATATGGTGAGGTCCTCAACACAGTATTCTGCTTGAGCTAATGAAGTAGATTAACGAATTTGTTAGAGTTTTggttaaaaacaagaaacaaaccacTACCACCTAGCACAAGTTACATTGATGTTTTCACAAGTCTGCtcctcagaaaaggaaaaagggaaggtgGAGGAAAGAGACTATAAACCACTTTTAGCATTATAAGAATCAAAGTTGGTACAGATNNNNNNNNNNNNNNNNNNNNNNNNNNNNNNNNNNNNNNNNNNNNNNNNNNNNNNNNNNNNNNNNNNNNNNNNNNNNNNNNNNNNNNNNNNNNNNNNNNNNNNNNNNNNNNNNNNNNNNNNNNNNNNNNNNNNNNNNNNNNNNNNNNNNNNNNNNNNNNNNNNNNNNNNNNNNNNNNNNNNNNNNNNNNNNNNNNNNNNNNNNNNNNNNNNNNNNNNNNNNNNNNNNNNNNNNNNNNNNNNNNNNNNNNNNNNNNNNNNNNNNNNNNNNNNNNNNNNNNNNNNNNNNNNNNNNNNNNNNNNNNNNNNNNNNNNNNNNNNNNNNNNNNNNNNNNNNNNNNNNNNNNNNNNNNNNNNNNNNNNNNNNNNNNNNNNNNNNNNNNNNNNNNNNNNNNNNNNNNNNGTGTACTAATAGGAAAGTGTCAAATTTGCGTTCTTTTCGAGATTTGTCATTTAAGGTACCAGTGCACACTTGTTAATACTTCATTACTCTTAACACAGACCTAACATCTCACATTTAAAGGCCAATTGAAGAATTAAGGGATGTTCATCCTTTGTTGAAAATGAATCGTGTTGGGTCATTTGAGATTCACATTTTAATTGTGCTGCCCATGTTTGAAGATGAGGCTGCTGACTCACAATCTATGGGACATGCGTTTTGTGTTGTTTCCTTAGTTAATGAGATTAGGTTTGTGAAGAACCCCAGTGTATTCATGCTGAATTTCTCTTTTGAGGCCAGTTGGGGTTAGGATTTAGTCTGAATGTGGAGGACTTATTTATCTGGGAAAAGATAGTGGGCCCAAAGAGGAATTGCACACATCCTTGGTCTTTAAAGTGAAAACTACCCATGATACTGTACAAATTAAACAGGTCTGCTTCAGGAGTTAGCTGGCTACCTTAACTGTTATCAGCTTAGCTGTAAAGGTTATTTCAAAGCtcattctttcatgttttcctttggcTTTCACTCCTACCTAAGTATCAAGGAGATTAACTTGTAAATATGGTAGTTGTTTACTAAGGATATGTACTGCTCTTGCAAGGAAATAATGTCCAAACAAagcttcacttattttttttaatataagcagaTTTCACTGTTTATGGCGCTTATgtaatacattttatctttttaaaaaaattatccatgtAAAAGTCAGGA encodes the following:
- the RLIM gene encoding E3 ubiquitin-protein ligase RLIM, producing MESSDSNDKGSGDQSAAQRRSQMDRLDREEAFYQFVNNLSEEDYRLMRDNNLLGTPGESTEEELLRRLQQIKEGPPPQNSDENRGGDSSDDVSNGDSIIDWLNSVRQTGNTTRSGQRGNQSWRAVSRTNPNSGDFRFSLEINVNRNNGSQNPENENEPSARRSGGENTDNSSQRQVENPRSESTSARPSRSERNSTEALMGEVAPTRGQRRARSRSPDHRRTRARAERSRSPLHPMSEIPRRSHHSISSQTFEHPLVNETEGSSRTRHHVTLRQQISGPDLLSRGLFAASGTRNASQGAGSSDTTSSGESAGSGQRPPTIVLDLQVRRVRPGEYRQRDSIASRTRSRSQTPNNTVTYESERGGFRRTFSRSERAGVRTYVSTIRIPIRRILNTGLSETTSVAIQTMLRQIMTGFGELSYFMYSDSDSEPSGSVSSRNVERAESQNGRGGSGGSSSSGSSSSSSSSSSSSSSSSSSSSPSSSSSGESSETSSEVFEGSNEGSSSSGSSGARREGRHRAPVTFDESGSLPFLSLAQFFLLNEDDDDQPRGLTKEQIDNLAMRSFGENDALKTCSVCITEYTEGNKLRKLPCSHEYHVHCIDRWLSENSTCPICRRAVLASGNRESVV